In the genome of Massilia sp. W12, the window AGCAGACCACCGCATCATTGCTGCATTATGCGGGTGAAACATAATGTGGCTCACATACCAAACCCACCCGCGCGAAGCGACTGCCGGCTTGCATTCCCTGCTGTTGCAACAAGGCGTCAGCCGTATCGGCGGGCGCAGGAGCAGCAGCGTGCAGCGCGGTTTGCAAGGCGCCTGGCAATTGTTGCGTGATCAACTCGATCCACGGCTTGCATTGGATTGGTTGCAGCCGCTATTGACCTTGAAATTGATCAGCGACCAATGGCGTGCGCGCCGCATTCAGCTCATTACAGAATTTCCCCTGCAGCCGGAAAAAATCAGCGCCGGCCTCAATGCATACAGCTGGCAGATGCCGCTTGTGCGTCTGCCGGCGGGTCTGCGGCAAACCGGCAGGCCTGGCGGCGGCAGTGAATGCCTGGCCAGTTTTGACAGCCTGCTGCAAAGGCGCGATCAAGCCAGTCCGGGGCGCTTAATCAATTTGATTTTGGAGCAACTGGCGCACGCCAATCCGGCTCAGCTGCAGGGCGTTTTTGCCGGATATGACTATGACGATGCGGCATTATTCGGCGCTGATTTGCAGCGCAAATTGCTGTGGCGCGCCGTCTTGCTTGAATTGGGCCGCTGTGATTTGAGCGATGTATCCGCCTGTCTTGAAATGCAGCAATGGTGGCGCAGCAAGTTGACGCTGTCGCCACCGGTGCAACTCTGCGCCGCGCTGGCGCATCTGGCATATCGGGAATCCGATCAGCCATGTTTGATGCGTGATCCATTTTGCGGCCACGGTGAAGCCGTATTGGCCTTGTTGGCGAGCGGCAGTCCGGCCGGCAATCTGCAGGCATGCGCCAGCGAGGCCGCGCATTGGCGCCGTGCGCGTCTGAACCTGTTGTTATGGCAGGCGCAGCAAATCGCACTCTTGCGGCAAACAGATTGGAGTGAAGCGCCAGCCTTACCGCCAGCCAAGTTGCAAGTGACGAATTTGTTTGAATATCCGCCGGCCTGGGACGGCAAAAAAATGAAGCATTCCCCGCAGCAATTTCCCTGGGGCGCGCC includes:
- a CDS encoding N-6 DNA methylase, with translation MWLTYQTHPREATAGLHSLLLQQGVSRIGGRRSSSVQRGLQGAWQLLRDQLDPRLALDWLQPLLTLKLISDQWRARRIQLITEFPLQPEKISAGLNAYSWQMPLVRLPAGLRQTGRPGGGSECLASFDSLLQRRDQASPGRLINLILEQLAHANPAQLQGVFAGYDYDDAALFGADLQRKLLWRAVLLELGRCDLSDVSACLEMQQWWRSKLTLSPPVQLCAALAHLAYRESDQPCLMRDPFCGHGEAVLALLASGSPAGNLQACASEAAHWRRARLNLLLWQAQQIALLRQTDWSEAPALPPAKLQVTNLFEYPPAWDGKKMKHSPQQFPWGAPPKGRPEFAAISRMLQQAAADGQILVLVRTHCLQRSGKEQAIRAALAPHLAAVILLPARSERQRSALLWLHATARHAPVWFADYSKCEAEVAQLAARMWDERQAGRDLPWARQVHSWQLAENQHIWRPDLYLQAPALQPKRAQLQQLERECALMRREVEGRLQALGLLSQ